One window of Phycisphaeraceae bacterium genomic DNA carries:
- a CDS encoding cytochrome c biogenesis protein ResB produces MSWLRTICKPIASLKLTVALFAMSMFLVFAGTLAQQYDGVWTVVDRYFRSPIVRIPVKIFVPGAFKQPPDALAFFFPGGLTIGVVLFFNLITAHIIHFKYSLKRLGIIIMHFGVILLLAGEFVTGAFAREGNMSIYETSYSNFIEDTRHPELAIVRTSDSDETMDDVIVVPDHLLRTSGASISDDALPVDIHIDEWQSNSALSPPIEVSPERRAELLSRVSTGLGQFVASVRVPTITGVDASRVDVPACYVTFYKKGTNFKESLGSYLLSAYFTSEDVQVLDVNGTEYRVSLRFKRVYKPYEIHLIDFSHDLFVGTKTPRNFSSECRLIDRERNVDRTVKIWMNNPLRYRGETFYQQSYKPNDTGTVLQVVNNPGWLIPYISCILVAFGMMWHFGIRLSTFVRRQAR; encoded by the coding sequence GTGAGTTGGCTCCGCACCATATGCAAGCCCATTGCGTCGCTGAAGCTCACTGTCGCGCTGTTCGCGATGTCAATGTTCCTTGTATTCGCGGGCACGCTTGCGCAGCAATACGACGGTGTGTGGACAGTTGTCGACAGATACTTCCGATCGCCAATCGTGCGCATTCCCGTGAAGATCTTCGTGCCCGGCGCGTTCAAGCAGCCACCCGACGCGCTTGCGTTCTTCTTTCCCGGTGGATTGACCATCGGTGTTGTGCTGTTTTTCAATCTGATCACTGCGCACATTATCCACTTCAAGTACTCGTTGAAGCGCCTCGGCATCATCATCATGCACTTCGGCGTGATCCTGCTGTTGGCAGGCGAGTTTGTTACGGGAGCCTTCGCGCGCGAGGGCAACATGTCGATCTACGAGACCAGCTACTCGAACTTCATCGAGGACACGCGCCATCCCGAACTCGCCATCGTGCGGACATCAGACTCAGACGAGACGATGGATGATGTGATCGTTGTGCCCGATCATCTGCTGCGAACATCCGGCGCGAGCATCTCGGACGATGCATTGCCTGTGGATATCCACATTGATGAGTGGCAATCGAACTCAGCGTTGAGTCCGCCAATCGAGGTGTCGCCTGAAAGACGTGCTGAACTGCTCTCAAGAGTAAGCACGGGATTGGGGCAGTTTGTTGCGTCGGTACGTGTACCGACGATTACAGGTGTTGATGCGAGCAGGGTCGATGTACCCGCGTGCTATGTCACGTTTTATAAAAAAGGCACGAACTTCAAGGAATCGCTCGGGTCGTATCTGCTCTCGGCATACTTCACCTCAGAGGATGTGCAGGTGCTGGATGTGAATGGCACGGAGTACCGGGTGTCATTGCGATTCAAGCGAGTATACAAGCCGTACGAGATCCACCTGATTGATTTCTCGCATGATCTGTTTGTTGGAACAAAGACACCGCGCAACTTCTCCAGCGAGTGCAGATTGATCGATCGTGAGCGGAACGTCGATCGCACGGTAAAGATATGGATGAACAATCCATTACGCTATCGTGGCGAGACGTTCTATCAGCAGTCGTACAAGCCCAACGATACCGGCACCGTGCTGCAGGTGGTGAACAATCCCGGCTGGTTGATTCCGTACATCTCGTGCATTCTTGTTGCATTCGGCATGATGTGGCACTTCGGTATTCGCCTCAGCACATTCGTCCGGAGGCAGGCGCGATGA
- the ccsA gene encoding cytochrome c biogenesis protein CcsA, translating into MTSAHSAPSSFLQRAFPWIVCMLLVLFLGSSIFRGAPKSDSGFDYDAFGRIPVSAEGRTKPLDTVARNALMQISGKQSVELSMPASHHDNADVEAGRKERKVEAIEWLAWVMTRSQEAADFPVFRIDHPDVLGTIGLAGTDRKRFSLNELLPNVAEIDEQASRALNVPAKQRDPFQRHIANLDDQLTTYALITRSDTPYFVPPLTQEEDWQSASSAAQNAPSHPGFVSIEQIMLRHQSDDVEAFNEAVKNHLNLVAKTNGRATSRANVEVIFNRAKPFLNAAVLYVLAFLLALFSVLFSCMQTKQGWADALGRAALGVIFISFVMHTIGLGTRIYLQGRPPVTNLYSSAIFVGWGCVLLGMFLERLFRIGIGSIVASAVGFATLIIAHNLSSGGDTMQMMQAVLDSNFWLATHVVVITIGYSATFLAGALAIVYILMGVLTLALNKERATALSKMIYGVICFASLMSFVGTVLGGIWADQSWGRFWGWDPKENGAVLIVMMNLLILHARWGGMIKQRGMAVLAVFGNIITAWAWFGTNMLGVGLHSYGFTNSAAFWLIVFVASQLLIMTVGTLPQRLWMSDPKQPGSQSMPSLKQAVSI; encoded by the coding sequence ATGACATCAGCACACAGTGCACCATCCTCATTTCTGCAGCGTGCGTTTCCGTGGATCGTGTGCATGCTGCTGGTACTGTTTCTTGGCAGTTCGATATTCCGCGGTGCGCCGAAGTCTGATTCCGGGTTTGATTACGACGCATTCGGACGCATCCCCGTCTCGGCAGAGGGGAGAACCAAGCCGCTCGACACCGTTGCACGCAATGCGCTGATGCAGATCAGCGGGAAGCAGTCAGTTGAGCTTTCGATGCCGGCTTCACATCACGACAACGCCGATGTAGAAGCAGGACGGAAAGAGAGGAAGGTCGAAGCGATCGAGTGGCTGGCGTGGGTGATGACACGATCGCAGGAAGCCGCCGACTTCCCGGTGTTCCGCATCGATCATCCCGATGTGCTTGGAACGATCGGGTTGGCAGGAACAGATCGCAAGCGATTCTCGCTGAATGAACTGCTCCCGAATGTTGCAGAGATAGATGAGCAGGCGTCACGAGCGCTCAATGTACCAGCAAAGCAGCGCGATCCATTCCAGCGCCATATTGCAAATCTTGACGATCAGTTGACAACATACGCGCTTATTACCCGATCTGACACGCCGTACTTTGTTCCGCCGCTGACGCAGGAGGAAGACTGGCAAAGCGCAAGCTCTGCTGCGCAGAACGCACCGTCGCACCCGGGATTCGTCTCAATTGAGCAGATCATGCTGAGACATCAGAGCGACGATGTCGAGGCGTTCAATGAAGCAGTGAAAAATCATCTCAACCTGGTTGCAAAGACGAACGGGCGAGCGACATCACGAGCGAATGTGGAGGTCATATTCAACCGCGCAAAGCCATTTCTGAATGCAGCAGTGCTGTATGTGCTCGCGTTCCTGCTGGCCCTTTTCAGTGTGCTGTTCTCGTGCATGCAGACGAAACAGGGTTGGGCCGACGCGCTGGGACGGGCAGCTCTGGGAGTGATATTCATCTCGTTCGTCATGCACACCATCGGTCTTGGCACACGCATCTATTTGCAGGGTCGTCCACCTGTGACAAATCTGTACTCTTCTGCCATCTTTGTTGGCTGGGGATGTGTGCTGCTCGGTATGTTCCTTGAGCGTCTGTTCCGTATTGGTATCGGTTCCATCGTTGCTTCTGCGGTCGGGTTTGCGACGCTTATCATCGCGCACAATCTCAGTTCCGGTGGCGACACGATGCAGATGATGCAGGCGGTGCTTGATTCCAACTTCTGGCTCGCAACGCATGTTGTTGTTATCACGATCGGGTATTCAGCAACGTTCCTTGCCGGCGCACTCGCGATTGTGTACATCCTCATGGGTGTGCTGACACTCGCACTCAACAAGGAACGCGCAACAGCGCTGTCCAAGATGATCTACGGAGTGATCTGCTTTGCATCGCTCATGAGCTTTGTTGGCACAGTGCTCGGCGGGATCTGGGCGGACCAGTCGTGGGGAAGGTTCTGGGGCTGGGATCCGAAGGAAAACGGTGCAGTGCTCATTGTGATGATGAACCTGCTGATTCTTCACGCGCGATGGGGAGGGATGATCAAGCAACGTGGCATGGCAGTGCTGGCGGTCTTCGGCAACATCATTACCGCGTGGGCATGGTTCGGCACCAACATGCTTGGTGTTGGTCTCCACTCGTACGGCTTTACAAACTCGGCAGCGTTCTGGCTGATCGTCTTTGTTGCGAGCCAGTTGCTCATCATGACAGTTGGCACTCTGCCGCAGCGGTTGTGGATGAGTGATCCGAAGCAGCCCGGTTCGCAGAGCATGCCCAGTTTGAAACAGGCCGTCTCGATCTAG
- a CDS encoding BamA/TamA family outer membrane protein gives MHRCPFAMFDCGFSSSKGRSRTWLIMTLVAGMCAGTPAFAQNADDPDPIELRQNPELDPLFGRPVQDVRLFSFTEDDPNTLRPMKPVLASLATNQIRTVRGMPYSPETAQEDVKTLSRLPQFGRIRVEVQPTGEGTVIVTYMVVEQPIIEDVQVVGNVVLSDGDVARVVGGLVGTPVDKFIISNLTRRIETAYQKKGYYRVQVLSDMEELAETGILYLKIRESMLLRVSDVRFSAVIGELSFTQRQLRSAIKTEVRGLFTRGYMDDDKLDGDIAALASFYRDRGYLDVNVGRRIREAPNGKEAIVEFDIDEGPVYTLGTVKLLYRDEELQHRPDDPLKQYFQSMYEAQQAMQPNEYLFRLSPNQVMLYRMGAFAPEQIAGHITVKSGDVFNETKINESEQIIKKAFYELGYTDVSIYQFRQRRTDEHVFDLLIDIQQGKKFKTGEVIIAGIPITRKDVVLDRLDVRPERPANRNDIDESIRKLTNTRIFSTDPDKQMALTFQPESETDPGYRDMLVEVSETQTGSFNFGAAVSSDSGVFGTITIKEDNFDITDTPDSFDELIDRKAFRGAGQTMELNILPGTQVQTYSLTFGEPRVFGSDYSFSTTMQYRDRQFSEYDENRYGGRFTVGRRFGSRWVGSVGLRTEWVGLSDIDPSSPVDFFEVEDTNLIDSLSFSLRRSSIDNPYVASKGNQLAFAVEQTGLLGGDFSYTRLSGEYDVYVPLHEDFFGRSTVFRFNTKANWIPQGEDAVPTYERFYLGGQSFRGFDFRAVSPIGIRNDTMTVGDEPVGGTWSFYAGMEVRQPIYEDFLALVGFIDTGTVSNDIGFDDYRVSAGFGLRLLYPGLSSVPLAFDFGFPILREDTDDLRLFTFSVDIPFGN, from the coding sequence ATGCACCGATGCCCGTTTGCCATGTTTGATTGCGGATTCAGCTCTTCCAAGGGCCGTTCCCGCACGTGGCTGATCATGACACTGGTTGCGGGCATGTGTGCAGGCACACCTGCCTTCGCGCAGAATGCCGATGATCCGGATCCGATCGAACTCAGGCAGAATCCGGAGCTTGATCCGCTGTTCGGCAGACCCGTTCAGGATGTGCGGCTGTTCAGCTTCACAGAGGACGATCCAAACACGCTGCGCCCGATGAAACCGGTCCTCGCCTCGCTGGCAACAAACCAGATCCGCACTGTCAGGGGCATGCCGTATTCGCCGGAAACCGCACAGGAGGATGTCAAAACCCTGTCCCGTCTGCCCCAGTTTGGACGCATACGCGTCGAGGTGCAGCCAACCGGCGAGGGAACAGTCATTGTCACCTACATGGTGGTCGAGCAACCGATCATCGAGGATGTGCAAGTCGTTGGCAATGTTGTGCTGAGCGACGGCGATGTTGCACGAGTTGTTGGCGGTCTTGTTGGTACACCTGTTGACAAGTTCATCATCTCCAACCTGACGCGGCGCATCGAGACAGCATACCAGAAGAAGGGCTACTACCGCGTTCAGGTGCTCTCGGACATGGAGGAGCTTGCCGAGACCGGGATCCTGTATCTGAAGATTCGCGAGAGTATGCTGCTCCGCGTGTCGGACGTGCGATTCAGTGCGGTGATAGGCGAGCTCTCATTCACCCAGCGCCAGTTGCGATCGGCCATCAAAACCGAGGTCCGCGGGCTGTTCACGAGGGGATACATGGACGACGACAAGCTCGATGGCGACATCGCTGCGCTTGCGTCGTTCTATCGCGATCGCGGATACCTCGATGTCAATGTCGGCAGACGCATCCGCGAAGCACCCAACGGCAAGGAAGCCATCGTTGAGTTCGATATCGATGAGGGACCGGTCTACACACTCGGAACGGTCAAACTTCTCTACCGCGACGAGGAGCTGCAGCACAGACCAGACGATCCATTAAAGCAGTACTTCCAGTCGATGTACGAAGCCCAACAGGCCATGCAGCCGAACGAGTATCTGTTCCGGCTCTCACCAAACCAGGTGATGCTGTACCGCATGGGTGCATTCGCCCCGGAGCAGATTGCAGGACACATCACCGTCAAGTCGGGCGATGTGTTCAATGAAACAAAGATCAACGAGTCCGAGCAGATTATCAAAAAAGCCTTCTACGAACTGGGATACACGGATGTTTCCATCTACCAGTTCCGTCAGCGGCGCACCGACGAGCACGTCTTCGATCTGCTGATCGACATCCAGCAGGGAAAGAAGTTTAAGACAGGCGAGGTCATCATTGCTGGAATACCTATCACGAGGAAGGATGTCGTGCTTGACCGTCTGGATGTGCGCCCCGAGCGTCCCGCAAACAGAAACGATATCGACGAGTCAATAAGAAAACTGACCAACACGCGCATCTTCAGCACTGATCCTGACAAGCAGATGGCGCTGACATTCCAGCCCGAGAGCGAGACCGACCCCGGATACCGCGACATGCTCGTGGAAGTCTCTGAAACACAGACCGGCAGCTTCAACTTCGGCGCTGCTGTCAGCAGCGACTCGGGCGTCTTTGGCACTATCACTATCAAGGAAGACAACTTCGACATTACTGACACGCCGGACTCCTTCGACGAACTCATCGATCGCAAGGCGTTTCGCGGTGCTGGCCAGACAATGGAACTGAACATCCTGCCCGGCACGCAGGTGCAGACCTACAGCCTGACGTTCGGTGAGCCACGCGTCTTCGGATCTGACTACTCGTTCTCAACAACCATGCAGTACAGGGACAGGCAGTTCTCAGAATACGATGAGAACCGGTACGGCGGTAGGTTCACTGTCGGCAGAAGGTTTGGATCACGCTGGGTCGGCAGTGTTGGTCTACGAACTGAATGGGTTGGGCTGAGTGACATCGATCCAAGCTCGCCCGTGGACTTCTTCGAGGTTGAGGACACAAACCTGATCGACTCGCTCTCGTTCTCACTGCGACGATCCAGCATCGACAATCCGTATGTCGCCAGCAAGGGCAATCAGCTTGCATTTGCAGTTGAGCAGACCGGACTGCTCGGCGGCGACTTCAGCTATACAAGGCTCTCTGGCGAGTACGACGTCTATGTGCCCCTGCACGAGGACTTTTTCGGTCGATCGACCGTGTTCCGGTTCAACACGAAAGCAAACTGGATCCCGCAGGGCGAGGACGCGGTACCGACCTATGAACGCTTCTATCTGGGCGGACAAAGCTTTCGTGGATTTGACTTCCGTGCTGTGTCCCCAATCGGCATCCGCAACGACACAATGACGGTTGGCGACGAGCCTGTTGGTGGTACGTGGTCGTTCTATGCTGGCATGGAGGTTCGCCAGCCAATCTATGAGGACTTTCTCGCACTCGTCGGGTTTATCGACACCGGAACCGTGTCCAATGACATCGGGTTCGATGATTACCGCGTCAGCGCCGGGTTTGGATTGCGTCTTCTGTATCCTGGCCTCAGCTCCGTACCGCTCGCTTTCGATTTCGGTTTCCCGATTCTGAGGGAGGACACCGACGATCTTCGTCTGTTCACGTTCTCGGTTGACATCCCGTTCGGCAACTAG
- a CDS encoding bifunctional heptose 7-phosphate kinase/heptose 1-phosphate adenyltransferase — MDTLLQALDNWQSFTALVVGDFMLDQLLHGDAERLAPDAPVPVLQIRSEVSSPGGAANLCMDLEALQASVIAVGVTGEDSAGHTLRAQLKDANINPAGLVTDPTRPTTVKRSYVGLAQHRHPQKMFRADFESRAPISETVAASILAQIRAHIQAADIVCIEDYNKGVCTPELCRAIIDIAQEHSVPVLVDPARIESYTKYHGATAITPNRTEAEVATGKVFDNGDTLSQSREMADTLASQVGGCVVLTLDRMGALVRDESGTFTHVPTVARQVYDVTGAGDMFLAGLAAARANKLSWEDSVRFANAAAGLEVEVFGTRPIPLNKVHASLLAISGRVSTKVRSVDEAAELAHQVQSRGGTVVFTNGCFDILHAGHVWLLDKAKAEGDLLIVATNTDEKVRQYKGPTRPVNALEQRLRVLCGLAAVDAVVVFPHDTPMETIGRIKPDVLVKGDEYTEGEIPGAAFVISNGGRVVRIPMLEGESTTAVLKAMGDERWKTATTRDDRDRFIRDTSR; from the coding sequence ATGGACACGCTGCTTCAGGCCCTCGACAACTGGCAATCCTTCACCGCGCTGGTTGTCGGGGATTTCATGCTCGACCAGTTGCTGCACGGCGACGCGGAACGCCTTGCGCCCGATGCGCCGGTGCCCGTGCTCCAGATCCGATCCGAAGTCAGTTCACCGGGTGGGGCTGCGAATCTGTGCATGGACCTTGAGGCCCTGCAGGCGAGCGTCATCGCGGTTGGCGTTACAGGCGAAGACAGCGCAGGACACACACTCCGCGCACAACTCAAGGATGCCAACATCAACCCCGCTGGTCTTGTGACAGATCCCACGCGCCCAACCACGGTCAAGCGCAGCTACGTGGGGCTTGCGCAGCACCGTCATCCACAGAAGATGTTCCGGGCTGACTTTGAATCAAGGGCCCCAATCTCTGAGACTGTGGCTGCTTCCATCCTTGCGCAGATCCGTGCACACATACAGGCGGCTGATATTGTGTGCATTGAGGACTACAACAAGGGAGTGTGCACACCAGAACTGTGCAGGGCAATTATCGACATCGCGCAAGAGCACAGTGTGCCGGTGCTCGTTGATCCAGCACGCATCGAGAGCTACACAAAGTACCATGGCGCAACCGCTATCACACCAAACAGAACCGAAGCGGAAGTTGCAACGGGCAAGGTATTTGATAATGGCGACACCCTCTCGCAATCCCGCGAGATGGCGGACACCCTTGCATCACAGGTTGGTGGATGTGTTGTATTGACACTTGATCGCATGGGCGCATTGGTGCGCGATGAATCGGGCACATTCACCCACGTGCCGACGGTTGCGCGCCAGGTGTACGACGTGACAGGTGCGGGGGACATGTTCCTTGCGGGGCTTGCTGCAGCACGCGCAAACAAACTGAGCTGGGAAGACAGTGTGCGGTTTGCAAATGCAGCTGCAGGGCTTGAGGTTGAGGTTTTCGGCACACGCCCGATCCCGTTGAACAAGGTGCATGCGTCTCTGCTTGCGATATCCGGGCGTGTCAGCACAAAGGTTCGCTCTGTGGATGAGGCCGCTGAACTCGCGCATCAGGTGCAGTCCCGTGGCGGCACGGTCGTGTTCACAAACGGCTGCTTTGACATACTGCACGCGGGACACGTGTGGCTGCTCGATAAAGCCAAGGCCGAGGGTGATCTGCTGATCGTTGCAACAAACACCGATGAGAAGGTGCGCCAGTACAAGGGGCCAACTCGTCCTGTCAACGCGCTCGAGCAGCGATTGCGCGTGCTGTGCGGACTAGCGGCTGTTGATGCGGTTGTGGTGTTTCCCCACGACACCCCAATGGAGACGATCGGACGGATCAAGCCCGATGTGCTGGTAAAAGGCGACGAGTACACCGAAGGCGAGATCCCCGGCGCTGCATTTGTCATATCCAACGGCGGCCGTGTCGTTCGCATACCCATGCTTGAGGGCGAGAGCACCACTGCAGTTCTCAAGGCAATGGGTGACGAGCGATGGAAGACTGCAACCACCCGAGACGATCGCGACAGATTTATCCGCGATACCAGCCGGTAA
- a CDS encoding tRNA (adenosine(37)-N6)-threonylcarbamoyltransferase complex ATPase subunit type 1 TsaE, with the protein MAQQDPIQHHTITIELSDPAATRTLALTLARVLPADAVVELSGTLGAGKTTFVRSLAEGLGVDPRSVSSPSFLTCNEYVVADDHDEEIPVMIHVDAYMTAEVKSPSRGQPSGIDWDEIAHDRSCMVVVEWPARLHGVDWAGRPVMRIELMHTGEHSRSATIHFAELRDVVEHDLVEALATMRSDMPGASSLAPFPTEREQMADLYKWLSGQYTVSRPLDPDDFEEV; encoded by the coding sequence GTGGCCCAGCAAGACCCCATCCAGCACCACACGATCACGATCGAGCTCTCCGATCCCGCAGCGACACGCACGCTCGCCCTGACGCTTGCCCGCGTCCTTCCAGCCGATGCTGTCGTTGAGCTGTCGGGGACGCTGGGTGCGGGGAAGACAACATTCGTGCGAAGTCTGGCAGAGGGGCTGGGGGTCGACCCGCGATCGGTTTCAAGCCCGTCGTTTCTGACCTGCAACGAGTATGTCGTGGCGGATGATCATGACGAGGAGATCCCGGTCATGATCCATGTTGATGCGTACATGACCGCAGAAGTCAAGTCGCCATCGCGCGGGCAGCCCAGCGGGATCGATTGGGACGAGATCGCGCACGATCGATCGTGCATGGTCGTTGTTGAATGGCCTGCGCGTCTGCATGGCGTGGATTGGGCTGGCAGGCCCGTGATGCGCATTGAACTCATGCACACGGGCGAGCACTCAAGAAGCGCAACGATCCATTTCGCTGAGTTGCGCGATGTGGTGGAGCACGATCTGGTTGAGGCGCTGGCGACCATGCGATCTGATATGCCTGGCGCGTCATCGCTGGCACCGTTTCCAACGGAGCGGGAGCAAATGGCAGATCTGTACAAGTGGCTGTCGGGGCAGTACACCGTCTCGCGTCCGCTCGATCCGGATGATTTTGAAGAAGTTTGA
- a CDS encoding MotA/TolQ/ExbB proton channel family protein, which produces MNRSLPYRRMVCVAALALGTAVLTSCGSPATGEDAAPSAAPWALFVRSFDLFTLVLLLGSFVAVSLMIRSILDINASKVLPPTSLKRISEHLLSSSTRDLEPFVRRDDSMPARVLHAAIEQRDHGESAMRDAADMAVGDEVARLLRRIEPLQLIGNIAPLVGLAGTVWGMILAFTSLGETGGQAGPAALSLGISKALFHTLLGLCLAIPCLAFFGTYKARIDRICTRGMSISTRHLERMLDIMRGQDDETSDAAVDESGTSEPNEAEEAEDEENDEGTE; this is translated from the coding sequence GTGAACAGATCACTGCCTTATCGTCGAATGGTGTGCGTTGCAGCGCTTGCGCTGGGCACAGCGGTGCTCACATCGTGCGGATCGCCAGCAACTGGCGAGGATGCAGCCCCTTCTGCTGCACCATGGGCGTTGTTCGTCCGATCGTTCGATCTCTTCACGCTGGTGCTGCTGCTCGGATCATTTGTTGCAGTGTCGCTCATGATCCGATCCATCCTCGACATCAATGCGAGCAAGGTGCTGCCGCCAACAAGTCTGAAGCGCATCAGCGAGCATCTGCTCTCAAGTTCGACGCGAGATCTTGAGCCGTTCGTGCGACGGGATGATTCGATGCCAGCACGGGTGCTGCACGCGGCGATCGAGCAGCGTGATCATGGAGAGTCGGCGATGCGCGATGCAGCCGATATGGCCGTGGGAGACGAGGTCGCACGCCTGCTTCGCCGGATTGAGCCGTTGCAGCTTATTGGAAACATCGCTCCGCTCGTTGGTCTTGCTGGCACCGTCTGGGGCATGATCCTTGCGTTCACCTCACTTGGTGAGACAGGCGGTCAGGCTGGACCAGCTGCGCTCAGTCTTGGTATTTCCAAAGCCTTGTTTCACACGCTGCTCGGTCTGTGTCTTGCGATTCCGTGTCTTGCCTTCTTCGGGACGTACAAAGCACGGATCGATCGCATCTGCACTCGGGGCATGTCCATCTCGACGCGGCACCTTGAGCGCATGCTCGACATCATGCGCGGGCAGGATGACGAAACATCGGATGCTGCTGTCGATGAGTCGGGTACTTCAGAACCGAACGAGGCGGAAGAAGCAGAGGACGAGGAGAACGACGAGGGAACCGAGTAA
- a CDS encoding biopolymer transporter ExbD encodes MRVGTPSTRRSAVVRSIHRTSGDGMPNVTPMIDVMMCLIIFFLLVGRLVAEQRSEMLLPPAVSGTDEKIAENFFINITPTRNERTGERTDRVSITVENQPVDADRLAQLLRDRLSNVPDTVVHLRAERTLPFATISPIIDTCRDVGVGSVRLATEHIQ; translated from the coding sequence ATGCGTGTCGGCACGCCATCCACCCGGCGATCGGCCGTTGTGCGTTCGATCCATCGCACGTCCGGCGACGGGATGCCGAACGTCACGCCGATGATCGATGTGATGATGTGCCTCATTATCTTCTTCCTGCTTGTCGGCAGGCTGGTTGCCGAGCAGCGATCAGAGATGCTGCTCCCGCCTGCGGTGTCTGGGACGGATGAGAAGATCGCAGAGAACTTCTTTATCAACATCACGCCCACACGCAACGAACGAACGGGTGAGCGGACCGACCGCGTCAGCATCACGGTTGAGAACCAGCCGGTCGATGCGGATCGACTTGCGCAGCTGCTACGGGATCGACTCAGCAACGTTCCTGACACGGTTGTGCATCTGCGTGCCGAGCGCACGCTTCCATTTGCCACGATCTCTCCCATTATCGACACGTGCCGCGATGTTGGGGTTGGATCGGTGCGACTTGCAACGGAGCACATCCAATGA
- a CDS encoding biopolymer transporter ExbD, giving the protein MTRNRTGASGEQRDHRRVMYPSAMRDHGFGDTPNMTPMVDIMMCILIFFMASTAFLGPEWFMESAIPRQGAASAASAADPFALPPVRLTITLARAQTGEEEASEITVFSGLDDTFTPLDGFAERLGSVVKDAGSAGIDIVLEPDARVPYEDVVRAQDIAMQAGVNTVGIETRQLGQRQSEGG; this is encoded by the coding sequence ATGACGCGCAATCGCACCGGCGCATCGGGGGAGCAGCGGGACCATCGGCGCGTGATGTACCCCAGCGCGATGCGCGATCATGGGTTTGGCGATACGCCGAACATGACACCCATGGTCGACATCATGATGTGCATTCTCATCTTCTTCATGGCATCCACAGCGTTTCTAGGGCCGGAATGGTTCATGGAGTCCGCCATCCCGCGCCAGGGTGCCGCATCGGCGGCGAGTGCTGCCGATCCATTTGCACTGCCACCTGTCCGGCTCACAATCACACTTGCGCGGGCGCAGACAGGCGAGGAGGAAGCATCGGAGATCACCGTATTTTCAGGGCTGGACGACACGTTTACGCCGCTTGATGGCTTCGCCGAACGACTTGGCAGCGTTGTAAAGGATGCGGGCAGCGCTGGGATCGATATTGTGCTTGAGCCCGATGCTCGTGTGCCGTATGAGGATGTCGTGCGCGCGCAGGATATCGCGATGCAAGCGGGTGTGAATACGGTAGGGATTGAGACGAGACAACTGGGACAGCGCCAATCCGAAGGCGGGTGA